One window of Acanthochromis polyacanthus isolate Apoly-LR-REF ecotype Palm Island chromosome 19, KAUST_Apoly_ChrSc, whole genome shotgun sequence genomic DNA carries:
- the LOC110954264 gene encoding dual specificity phosphatase 29-like: MASRKSKTGTKINVTKAAEESSPVDDYVTPGGYELEKILNRGSVAYTHVNEVWPNVYVGDEQTAKDKFNLKRLGITHILNAAEGTWNNVDTGPGYYSDMDIVYYGVVAEDVPAFDLSQYFFSAAGFIQETLKNPQNKLLVHCVMGRSRSATLFLAYLMICENMTVVDAIEHVKKRRRIIPNWGFLKQLRELDQKLQDKAKDSTEDS; encoded by the exons ATGGCTTCTCGCAAGTCGAAGACTGGCACCAAGATAAATGTTACAAAAGCAGCAGAGGAATCCAGTCCAGTGGATGATTATGTCACACCTGGGGGCTATGAGCTGGAGAAAATCCTCAACCGTGGGAGTGTGGCTTACACTCATGTCAACGAGGTCTGGCCTAATGTCTATGTTGGGGACGA GCAGACTGCAAAGGACAAGTTTAACCTGAAGAGGTTGGGGATAACGCACATCTTGAACGCAGCAGAGGGGACGTGGAACAATGTGGACACTGGACCTGGTTACTATAGCGACATGGACATCGTCTACTATGGGGTGGTGGCAGAAGATGTCCCAGCCTTTGACCTCAGCCAGTATTTCTTCTCTGCCGCAGGGTTCATCCAGGAGACACTGAAGAATCCTCAGA ATAAACTGCTGGTGCACTGCGTGATGGGAAGGAGTCGCTCCGCCACGCTGTTCCTCGCCTACCTCATGATCTGTGAGAACATGACGGTGGTGGACGCCATTGAACACGTAAAGAAACGCAGACGCATCATCCCGAACTGGGGCTTCCTGAAACagctgagagagctggaccagaAGCTCCAGGACAAAGCGAAGGACTCGACAGAAGACAGCTGA
- the LOC110954267 gene encoding dual specificity phosphatase 29-like, with product MPRGLSCLSSPEGADGRYETPPASELHRLMWTKKGTSNHLDEVQPRIYIGDMYAAKDKRTLQAHHITHVLNAADGKFNVNTGPSYYRDTKITYHGVEAFDMPSFNLSPFFYPAANFIKNALSSPTGKVFVHCAMGLSRSSTLVLAYLMIHENMTLVDAMKAVSANRNISPNEGFLEQLRELDKKLHCQGSSRSWSANGRT from the exons ATGCCCAGAGGCCTCAGCTGCCTGTCCAGCCCGGAGGGGGCTGACGGCAGGTATGAGACCCCCCCAGCTTCAGAGCTCCACAGGCTGATGTGGACCAAGAAAGGGACCAGCAACCATCTGGATGAGGTTCAGCCCAGGATCTATATTGGAGACAT GTACGCAGCCAAAGACAAGAGGACTCTCCAGGCTCACCACATCACCCATGTGCTTAATGCTGCTGATGGAAAGTTCAACGTGAACACGGGGCCCAGCTACTACCGAGACACCAAAATCACTTATCACGGAGTGGAAGCTTTTGACATGCCGTCCTTTAACTTGAGTCCCTTCTTTTACCCAGCGGCCAATTTCATCAAGAATGCTTTGAGCTCGCCCACAG GTAAAGTGTTTGTCCACTGTGCGATGGGTCTCAGCCGCTCATCCACCTTGGTTCTAGCCTACCTGATGATCCATGAGAACATGACACTGGTGGACGCCATGAAAGCTGTCAGTGCCAACAGGAACATTTCACCTAATGAGGGTTTCTTAGAGCAGCTCCGAGAGCTGGACAAAAAGCTGCACTGTCAAGGATCATCACGGAGCTGGAGTGCCAATGGACGGACTTAA